A single window of Vicinamibacterales bacterium DNA harbors:
- a CDS encoding riboflavin synthase, whose translation MFTGIVEQAGEVAELKPMSAGFRLRVLTDLAASLTPGESLAVNGVCLTVVLAGADGVHMDVSPETIRVSTFGSLKLGALVNLERPLRADARLGGHFVQGHVDATGTIEEIRRDGESWWITVRFPPSHAALIVRKGSIAMDGISLTVAGVGDKRFDVQVIPFTWQHTNLRTLKANDAVNLEFDLIGKYVLRAMEVNRR comes from the coding sequence ATGTTCACGGGGATCGTTGAGCAGGCCGGCGAGGTCGCCGAGCTCAAGCCGATGTCGGCCGGGTTCCGGCTGCGCGTGCTGACGGACCTGGCGGCGTCGCTGACGCCGGGCGAGTCGCTCGCCGTCAACGGCGTGTGTCTGACGGTGGTGCTGGCCGGCGCTGACGGCGTGCACATGGACGTCTCGCCCGAGACCATCCGGGTGTCCACGTTCGGCTCGCTCAAGCTGGGCGCGCTCGTCAACCTCGAGCGCCCGCTGCGGGCCGACGCCCGCCTCGGCGGTCATTTCGTGCAGGGGCACGTCGATGCGACCGGCACCATCGAGGAGATCCGGCGTGACGGCGAGAGCTGGTGGATCACGGTGCGGTTCCCGCCGTCGCACGCCGCGCTGATCGTCCGCAAGGGTTCGATCGCGATGGACGGCATCAGCCTCACGGTCGCCGGCGTCGGCGACAAGCGGTTCGACGTGCAGGTCATCCCGTTCACCTGGCAGCATACGAACCTGCGCACGCTCAAGGCGAACGACGCCGTCAATCTCGAGTTCGATCTGATCGGCAAGTACGTGCTGCGCGCGATGGAAGTCAACCGGCGATGA
- a CDS encoding bifunctional 3,4-dihydroxy-2-butanone-4-phosphate synthase/GTP cyclohydrolase II: MKKSTRKPNSPFSTIEAAIDAFRAGRMIIVVDDEDRENEGDLTIAAEKVTPEVINFMAREGRGLICMPMTEERLEELDIPQMVPQNTARFETAFCVSIEAKYVTSTGISAADRAATVLAAIDPKTRPADLARPGHMFPLKAVNGGVLVRAGQTEAAVDLARIAGLYPAGVICEILNVDGTMARVPELTRFARRHKLPMITIADLINYRVKTEALVRRVASAALPTEHGEFRVIAFESIIDKETHVALVKGEIGDGENVMVRVHSRCLTGDVFHSARCDCGPQLDAAMTRIEREGRGVLLYLNQEGRGIGLANKIKAYELQEQGLDTVEANERLGFKPDQRDYGIGVQILKDLGVKSMRLLSNNPRKLVGLEGYGLSVAEWLPLEIPASATTLRYLKTKKEKLGHKLRGV, translated from the coding sequence ATGAAGAAGAGCACCCGAAAGCCCAACTCTCCGTTCTCGACCATCGAAGCGGCCATCGACGCGTTCCGCGCCGGGCGCATGATCATCGTGGTCGACGACGAGGATCGCGAGAACGAGGGGGATCTCACGATCGCCGCCGAGAAGGTGACGCCCGAGGTCATCAACTTCATGGCCAGGGAAGGGCGCGGCCTGATCTGCATGCCGATGACCGAGGAGCGGCTCGAGGAGCTCGACATCCCGCAGATGGTGCCGCAGAACACGGCGCGGTTCGAGACCGCGTTCTGCGTCTCGATCGAAGCCAAGTACGTCACCAGCACGGGCATTTCGGCCGCCGATCGCGCCGCCACGGTGCTGGCCGCCATCGACCCGAAGACGCGCCCGGCCGATCTGGCGCGCCCCGGCCACATGTTCCCGTTGAAAGCGGTGAACGGCGGGGTGCTCGTGCGCGCGGGGCAGACCGAGGCGGCGGTCGATCTGGCGCGCATCGCGGGACTGTATCCCGCCGGCGTCATCTGCGAGATCCTCAACGTCGACGGCACCATGGCGCGGGTGCCGGAGCTGACCAGGTTCGCGCGGCGGCACAAGCTGCCGATGATCACCATCGCCGACCTGATCAACTATCGCGTCAAGACCGAGGCGCTGGTGCGGCGCGTCGCCTCCGCCGCCCTGCCCACCGAGCACGGCGAATTCCGCGTGATCGCGTTCGAGAGCATCATCGACAAGGAGACCCACGTCGCGCTGGTCAAGGGAGAGATCGGCGACGGCGAGAACGTGATGGTCCGCGTCCACTCGCGCTGCCTCACCGGCGACGTCTTCCATTCGGCGCGCTGCGACTGCGGTCCCCAGCTCGACGCCGCGATGACCCGCATCGAGCGCGAGGGCCGGGGCGTGCTGCTGTATCTCAATCAGGAAGGGCGCGGCATCGGGCTCGCCAACAAGATCAAGGCCTACGAGCTGCAGGAGCAGGGGCTCGACACCGTCGAAGCCAACGAGCGGCTCGGCTTCAAGCCGGACCAGCGCGACTACGGCATCGGCGTGCAGATCCTCAAGGACCTCGGCGTCAAGTCGATGCGCCTGCTCTCCAACAATCCGCGCAAGCTGGTCGGGCTCGAAGGGTACGGCCTCTCGGTCGCCGAGTGGCTCCCGCTCGAGATCCCCGCCTCGGCGACGACGCTGCGCTACCTGAAGACCAAGAAAGAAAAGCTCGGGCACAAACTGCGCGGCGTGTGA
- a CDS encoding DCC1-like thiol-disulfide oxidoreductase family protein has translation MREPAQRASRAEGDAPRILFDGVCNLCNAFVRFVIARDPAARFRFGALSSDSAARVLREAGVTAPPDSLVLVENGAVYFRSDAALRIARRLTLPWRLAYGLVVVPRFIRDGVYDFIAARRYHWFGRRDVCMVPTPELKRRFLD, from the coding sequence ATGCGCGAGCCGGCGCAGCGAGCGAGCCGCGCGGAGGGCGACGCCCCTCGGATCCTGTTCGACGGCGTCTGCAACCTGTGCAACGCCTTCGTTCGGTTCGTCATCGCGCGGGATCCCGCCGCGCGCTTCCGCTTCGGCGCGCTCTCCTCGGACTCGGCCGCCCGCGTGCTCCGCGAGGCCGGCGTCACCGCGCCGCCCGACAGCCTCGTCCTCGTCGAGAACGGCGCGGTCTATTTCCGATCCGACGCGGCGCTGCGCATCGCGCGGCGCCTCACGCTGCCGTGGCGGCTGGCGTATGGACTGGTGGTGGTGCCGCGGTTCATCCGCGACGGCGTGTACGACTTCATCGCCGCGCGCCGCTACCACTGGTTCGGGCGCCGGGATGTCTGCATGGTCCCGACGCCCGAGCTGAAGCGACGATTCCTCGACTGA
- a CDS encoding TonB-dependent receptor — translation MIQGNVASLFAAAVLAALPAYAQTGPAGTLRVTVVDPSNAVVIGATVGVTGAEPATSAVKVEPVKSGEGGVAAIPNLPPGRYTVQAEFPGFETRTLPDVRIRPGENRQVAVLQISRLEQTVSVGRDKQEAAADPRMSFGTTLTREQIEQLSDDPQTLQQQLQEMAGPGAVIRVDGFDGSPLPAKAQIRSIRISRDQFAAEFHTAGGVSIEIITQPGLGPIRYNMNTRMRGGGLSARSPFVPVKGPEGNVGYGFGLGGALIKDKSSFNVNVFGQDAYDTPNVNVALPGGGIQSEALNLRKPSENVFVNGQMDYALTVDQTLRFGYNLTRFYNENLGVGGYDQRERAFTSENMQHNFRVQHYGPIGRRMFSRSRLQVFAADTETRSVSDAPTVRVNDAFTSGGAQVTGGDHARRLNVGSDLDYVRGRNSWRAGMALDAAWTRSDSQSNYLGTYTFDNLDAFNAGRPSNYTRRIGDPNLSYRMFQAAFYLQDDFRPVKNLTLSAGVRYEVQTHVKDRLNLGPRAGFTWAPFKNGRTTLRGSAGIFYDWLANGIYEQALRIDGLRQQELNILNPSFPDPGSVGLIPPINRYLLGDEYRMPRTTRFSGGVDQQIGTARVSGTYSYQRGARLARGLNLNAPVDGVRPDPAFRNIVEVVSDASSWQHQLQVDGSLNPGALLPAFKGPLVSWKRTTVFVNYTLARLENNSDGPFAIPATGSLALERGPAGNDIRQRVNLAFNNQVIRNVLMGVNLNAASADPYALLTGRDDNGDGVFNDRPAGSVRNSLRARGQVTMNAFLGYQFAFGRSAPQPPGVGVFGGGNSAQVRTFDVGAARYRLGIFMNMFNLLNRANYLGYSGTMTSPFFGRATTVRDMRKIDFGLNLQF, via the coding sequence GTGATCCAGGGAAACGTGGCTTCGTTGTTCGCCGCCGCTGTGCTGGCCGCTCTGCCCGCATACGCACAGACGGGACCGGCAGGCACGCTGCGCGTCACCGTCGTCGATCCGAGCAACGCCGTGGTCATCGGCGCCACGGTCGGCGTGACCGGCGCGGAGCCGGCGACCAGCGCCGTGAAAGTCGAGCCGGTGAAGAGCGGCGAAGGGGGCGTGGCGGCAATACCCAACCTGCCCCCCGGGCGCTACACGGTGCAGGCGGAGTTCCCCGGCTTCGAGACGCGGACCCTGCCGGACGTGCGGATCCGGCCGGGCGAGAACCGGCAGGTTGCGGTCCTCCAGATCTCCAGGCTGGAACAGACGGTCTCGGTGGGGCGCGACAAGCAGGAGGCGGCCGCGGACCCGCGCATGTCGTTCGGCACGACGCTGACGCGCGAGCAGATCGAGCAGTTGTCGGACGATCCGCAGACGCTGCAGCAGCAGCTCCAGGAGATGGCCGGGCCCGGCGCGGTCATCCGCGTCGACGGCTTCGACGGCAGCCCGCTGCCGGCCAAGGCGCAGATCCGATCGATCCGCATCTCGCGCGATCAGTTCGCGGCGGAGTTCCACACTGCCGGCGGCGTGTCGATCGAGATCATCACGCAACCGGGTCTCGGCCCCATCCGCTACAACATGAACACCCGCATGCGCGGCGGCGGCCTCAGCGCGCGGAGTCCGTTCGTGCCGGTCAAGGGACCTGAAGGCAACGTCGGCTACGGCTTCGGTCTCGGCGGCGCGCTGATCAAGGACAAGAGCTCGTTCAACGTCAACGTGTTCGGGCAGGACGCCTACGACACGCCGAACGTGAACGTCGCCCTGCCGGGCGGCGGCATCCAGTCCGAGGCCCTGAATCTGCGCAAGCCCAGCGAGAACGTGTTCGTCAACGGCCAGATGGACTACGCGCTGACCGTCGATCAGACGCTCCGCTTCGGCTACAACCTGACGCGGTTCTACAACGAGAACCTCGGCGTCGGCGGCTACGACCAGCGGGAGCGGGCATTCACCAGCGAGAACATGCAGCACAACTTCCGCGTGCAGCACTACGGGCCGATCGGGCGCCGCATGTTCTCGCGCTCGCGGCTGCAGGTGTTCGCGGCGGACACGGAGACCCGGTCCGTGTCGGATGCGCCGACGGTTCGCGTCAACGACGCGTTCACGTCCGGCGGCGCGCAGGTCACCGGCGGCGATCACGCGCGCCGCCTCAACGTCGGGTCGGATCTCGACTACGTCCGCGGACGCAACTCGTGGCGCGCCGGCATGGCGCTCGACGCCGCCTGGACCCGTTCGGACTCGCAGTCGAACTATCTCGGGACCTACACCTTCGACAACCTCGACGCCTTCAATGCCGGACGGCCGAGCAACTACACCCGGCGCATCGGCGATCCCAACCTGTCGTACCGCATGTTCCAGGCGGCCTTCTACCTGCAGGACGATTTCCGGCCGGTGAAGAACCTGACGCTCAGCGCGGGCGTCCGCTACGAGGTGCAGACGCACGTCAAGGACCGGCTGAATCTCGGCCCGCGCGCCGGGTTCACCTGGGCCCCCTTCAAGAACGGGCGGACCACGCTGCGCGGCAGCGCCGGCATCTTCTACGACTGGCTGGCCAACGGCATCTACGAGCAGGCGCTGCGCATCGACGGGCTGCGGCAGCAGGAGCTCAACATCCTCAATCCGTCGTTCCCGGATCCCGGCAGCGTCGGCCTGATTCCGCCGATCAACCGCTACCTGCTCGGCGACGAGTACCGCATGCCGCGCACGACCCGCTTCAGCGGCGGCGTCGATCAGCAGATCGGGACGGCGCGCGTCTCCGGGACCTACAGCTATCAGCGCGGGGCGCGGCTCGCGCGCGGCCTCAATCTCAACGCGCCGGTCGACGGCGTCCGGCCCGACCCCGCGTTCCGCAACATCGTGGAGGTCGTATCGGACGCGTCGTCGTGGCAGCACCAGCTGCAGGTCGACGGCAGCCTGAATCCGGGAGCGCTCCTCCCGGCGTTCAAGGGACCGCTGGTCAGCTGGAAACGGACGACGGTGTTCGTCAACTACACGCTGGCGAGGCTCGAGAACAACTCGGACGGTCCCTTCGCCATTCCCGCGACCGGCAGCCTCGCGCTCGAACGCGGGCCGGCCGGCAACGACATCCGCCAGCGGGTCAACCTGGCGTTCAACAATCAGGTCATCAGAAACGTCCTGATGGGCGTGAACCTGAATGCCGCGAGCGCGGACCCCTACGCGCTCCTCACCGGCCGCGACGACAACGGCGACGGCGTGTTCAACGATCGTCCCGCCGGCTCGGTCCGCAACAGCCTGCGTGCGCGTGGACAGGTGACGATGAACGCGTTCCTCGGCTATCAGTTCGCGTTCGGCCGCAGCGCCCCGCAGCCGCCCGGCGTCGGGGTGTTCGGCGGCGGCAATTCCGCCCAGGTGCGCACGTTCGACGTCGGCGCGGCGCGCTACCGCCTCGGGATCTTCATGAACATGTTCAACCTGCTGAACCGGGCGAACTACCTGGGGTACAGCGGAACGATGACGTCGCCGTTCTTCGGCCGCGCGACGACGGTGCGCGACATGCGGAAGATCGACTTCGGGCTGAACCTGCAGTTTTGA
- the ffh gene encoding signal recognition particle protein, whose amino-acid sequence MFESLSNRLQDVFRNIRGEGRLTEETVELALREIRMALLEADVNFKVVKAFIDRVRDRAVDREVLRSLTPDQQVVRIVRDEMLALFGDAKGGLPPSDARPRVIMLLGLQGSGKTTTSAKLGRWLARQGRHPLLVSTDVRRPAAIQQLSVVGKQAGVRVHDPAGEMDPVKRAAGALAEARNGGFDVVIVDTAGRLHIDDDLMDELQAIKAAVSPVDQLFVADAMTGQDAIKSAGEFNRRIGVTGVVLSKMDGDARGGAALSVVSVVGVPIAFVGSGERLQDLEPFHADRVVSRVLGMGDVLSLIEKAEEAVSMEDAAKLEEKIRRDDFTLEDFRDQLRTIRKMGPLEQILGMIPGIGGAMKELKAQKEQVDEKQLRRVEAIINSMTDKERRNHQLINGQRRKRIARGSGTSVEEVNRLLKQFIQMKKMLKAMGGMAGLGKGKRPNLGALKGLMR is encoded by the coding sequence ATGTTCGAGTCCCTCTCCAACCGACTGCAGGACGTTTTCCGCAATATCCGCGGAGAGGGGCGGCTCACGGAGGAGACCGTCGAGCTGGCGCTCCGGGAAATCCGGATGGCGCTGCTCGAGGCCGACGTCAACTTCAAGGTCGTCAAGGCGTTCATCGACCGCGTGCGCGATCGCGCGGTGGATCGGGAGGTCCTGCGCAGCCTGACGCCGGACCAGCAGGTCGTGCGGATCGTCCGCGACGAGATGCTGGCGCTGTTCGGCGACGCGAAGGGCGGGCTTCCGCCGTCCGACGCCCGGCCGCGCGTGATCATGCTGCTCGGCCTGCAGGGGTCGGGCAAGACGACGACGTCCGCGAAGCTCGGACGCTGGCTGGCCAGGCAGGGGCGGCATCCGCTGCTGGTCTCGACGGACGTGCGGCGGCCGGCGGCGATCCAGCAGCTGTCGGTGGTCGGCAAACAGGCCGGCGTGCGCGTGCACGATCCGGCAGGGGAGATGGATCCGGTGAAGCGCGCCGCGGGCGCGCTGGCCGAAGCCAGGAACGGCGGCTTCGACGTCGTCATCGTCGATACCGCCGGCCGGCTGCACATCGACGACGACCTGATGGACGAGCTGCAGGCGATCAAGGCCGCGGTCTCGCCGGTCGATCAGCTGTTCGTCGCCGACGCGATGACCGGGCAGGACGCGATCAAGAGCGCCGGCGAGTTCAACCGGCGGATCGGCGTCACCGGCGTCGTGCTGAGCAAGATGGACGGCGACGCGCGCGGCGGCGCGGCGCTGTCGGTGGTGTCGGTCGTCGGCGTGCCGATCGCGTTCGTCGGCAGCGGCGAGCGGCTGCAGGATCTGGAGCCGTTCCACGCCGATCGCGTGGTGTCGCGCGTGCTCGGCATGGGCGACGTGCTGTCGCTCATCGAGAAGGCGGAAGAAGCCGTCTCGATGGAAGACGCGGCGAAGCTCGAGGAGAAGATCCGGCGCGACGACTTCACGCTGGAGGACTTCCGCGATCAGCTGCGCACCATCCGCAAGATGGGGCCGCTCGAGCAGATCCTGGGGATGATCCCGGGAATCGGCGGCGCGATGAAGGAGCTGAAGGCGCAGAAGGAGCAGGTCGACGAGAAGCAGCTGCGGCGCGTCGAGGCGATCATCAACTCGATGACCGACAAGGAGCGGCGCAACCATCAGCTGATCAACGGCCAGCGGCGCAAGCGGATCGCCAGGGGCTCGGGCACGTCGGTCGAAGAGGTGAACCGGCTGTTGAAGCAGTTCATCCAGATGAAGAAGATGCTCAAGGCGATGGGCGGTATGGCGGGCCTCGGCAAGGGCAAGCGGCCCAATCTCGGGGCCTTGAAGGGGTTGATGCGGTAG
- the rpsP gene encoding 30S ribosomal protein S16 — protein MVVIRLRRAGSKKRPFFRVVVTDSRAARDSSFVEVLGHYNPRTKPETLQLDRERVDHWMKRGAIASDTVRTLIARNPAPAVEPAAAAPAAS, from the coding sequence ATGGTAGTCATCAGATTGCGTCGGGCGGGGTCGAAGAAGCGGCCGTTCTTTCGGGTAGTCGTCACCGATTCGCGCGCGGCGCGCGACAGCTCGTTCGTCGAGGTGCTCGGGCACTACAACCCGCGCACCAAGCCGGAGACGCTGCAGCTCGATCGCGAGCGCGTCGATCACTGGATGAAGCGCGGGGCGATCGCGTCCGACACGGTTCGCACGCTGATCGCGCGCAATCCGGCGCCGGCCGTCGAGCCTGCGGCCGCCGCGCCGGCCGCCTCGTGA
- a CDS encoding KH domain-containing protein yields the protein MSRAGAVVEAVAKGLADKPDAVRVTEREARGQVFVELTMAPGDMGRVIGRQGRTAQAVRTLAAFAGELDGARISVDFRD from the coding sequence GTGAGCCGCGCCGGGGCCGTCGTCGAAGCGGTCGCCAAGGGGCTGGCCGACAAGCCGGACGCGGTTCGCGTGACCGAGCGCGAGGCCCGCGGCCAGGTGTTCGTCGAGCTGACGATGGCGCCCGGCGACATGGGACGGGTCATCGGCCGGCAGGGACGGACGGCGCAGGCGGTGCGGACGCTGGCGGCGTTTGCCGGCGAGCTCGACGGCGCGCGGATCAGCGTCGACTTCCGGGACTGA
- the rimM gene encoding ribosome maturation factor RimM (Essential for efficient processing of 16S rRNA) — MSSGDRPDRPMGGSPDLLLIGRVARAHGNKGQVIVNPETDFAGERFAEGNVLIVEHAGRQSERRIASVRFQQGRPIIALDGVDTMNDAEALAGAELKMPASALPPLPPRTFYRHDLVGCEVRTKDGRTVGTVTGIEGTLERSLLVIARQGGDVMVPMVDAICLSVDPAGKTIVIDPPEGLLEL; from the coding sequence ATGTCATCGGGTGATCGGCCCGATCGCCCGATGGGCGGATCGCCCGATCTGCTGCTGATCGGGCGCGTCGCTCGCGCCCACGGGAACAAGGGGCAGGTCATCGTCAACCCGGAGACCGACTTCGCCGGTGAGCGGTTCGCCGAGGGCAACGTGCTCATCGTCGAGCACGCGGGACGGCAGTCGGAACGGCGGATCGCGTCGGTCCGGTTCCAGCAGGGGCGGCCGATCATCGCGCTGGACGGCGTCGACACGATGAACGATGCCGAGGCGCTCGCCGGCGCGGAGTTGAAGATGCCGGCGTCGGCGCTGCCGCCGCTGCCGCCGCGGACGTTTTACCGGCATGACCTCGTCGGCTGCGAGGTCCGGACGAAGGACGGGCGGACGGTCGGGACGGTGACCGGGATCGAGGGCACGCTCGAGCGGAGCCTGCTGGTGATCGCGCGTCAGGGGGGCGACGTGATGGTGCCGATGGTGGACGCCATCTGCCTCTCGGTCGACCCGGCAGGGAAGACGATCGTGATCGATCCGCCCGAGGGACTGCTGGAGTTGTGA
- the trmD gene encoding tRNA (guanosine(37)-N1)-methyltransferase TrmD produces MRIDVVTIFPKMVEGPLAEGIVARAVARGMIDVRVHDLRDFTTDRHRVVDDMPFGGGPGMVLKPEPLFAAVEAIAAERGTPSSVILTSPDGERLTHGVAKRLSALDHLVILCGRYEGVDERVREHLATETISIGDYVLSGGELPALVIVDAVARLVPGVVGDEASVSGDTFARDGLLDFPQYTRPADFRGLKVPPVLLSGHHAEIERWRREQALERTRRHRPDLLDTTKE; encoded by the coding sequence GTGAGAATCGACGTCGTCACCATCTTTCCGAAGATGGTGGAAGGCCCGCTCGCGGAGGGGATCGTTGCGCGGGCCGTCGCCCGCGGGATGATCGACGTCCGGGTGCACGACTTGCGCGACTTCACGACGGACCGGCATCGCGTCGTCGACGACATGCCGTTCGGCGGCGGGCCGGGGATGGTGCTGAAGCCGGAGCCGCTGTTTGCCGCCGTCGAGGCGATCGCCGCGGAGCGGGGAACGCCGTCGAGCGTGATCCTGACCTCGCCGGACGGCGAGCGGCTGACGCACGGCGTCGCGAAACGATTGAGCGCGCTGGATCACCTGGTGATCCTGTGCGGCCGGTACGAGGGGGTGGACGAACGGGTCCGCGAGCACCTCGCGACCGAGACGATTTCGATCGGCGATTACGTGCTGTCGGGAGGCGAGCTTCCGGCGCTGGTGATCGTCGACGCGGTGGCGCGGCTGGTGCCGGGGGTGGTGGGCGACGAGGCGTCGGTCAGCGGCGATACGTTCGCGCGCGACGGGCTGCTCGACTTTCCGCAGTACACGCGCCCCGCGGACTTCCGCGGACTGAAGGTGCCGCCGGTGCTGCTGTCGGGCCATCACGCTGAAATCGAGCGCTGGCGGCGCGAACAGGCCCTGGAACGGACGCGCCGGCATCGACCGGATTTGTTGGACACGACGAAGGAATAG
- the rplS gene encoding 50S ribosomal protein L19: MNAVETVERGQLAQRPAIKPGDTVKVHVKVREGDKERIQVFEGMVIGMHRGGARATFTVRKVSFGQGVERIFPLHSPVIDKIEVLRTAKVRRAKLYFLRDLKGKAARMKETGKKQAV; encoded by the coding sequence ATGAATGCCGTTGAGACCGTCGAACGCGGGCAGCTTGCACAGCGTCCGGCGATCAAGCCCGGAGACACCGTGAAAGTCCACGTCAAGGTGCGCGAGGGGGACAAGGAGCGCATCCAGGTGTTCGAAGGCATGGTGATCGGCATGCACCGCGGCGGCGCGCGCGCGACGTTCACGGTGCGCAAGGTGTCGTTCGGCCAGGGCGTCGAGCGCATCTTCCCGCTGCACTCGCCCGTCATCGACAAGATCGAAGTGCTCCGCACCGCCAAGGTCCGCCGCGCCAAGCTGTACTTCCTGCGCGACCTGAAGGGCAAGGCGGCGCGCATGAAAGAGACCGGCAAGAAACAAGCGGTGTAG
- a CDS encoding ribonuclease HII, producing MKVRAFRTLENALRRMGFVYVAGADEVGRGCLAGPVVAAAVVLNPDRYIPRICDSKTVTALERERLYRRITREAICWAVVGVEPDEIDRINIHQAGLRAMQRAVLQLAPCPDIVLVDGGKAFRIPELPMAQRCVVHGDARCTAIAAASIVAKVTRDRAMLELHGRDPRYGFDKHKGYATRDHLDAVSRFGYSDAHRRSFRPPTLFDRI from the coding sequence ATGAAAGTGCGCGCCTTCCGGACCCTCGAGAACGCGCTCCGGCGCATGGGGTTCGTGTACGTCGCGGGCGCGGACGAGGTCGGCCGGGGCTGCCTGGCCGGGCCGGTCGTCGCCGCCGCCGTCGTCCTCAATCCCGATCGCTACATTCCCCGCATCTGCGACTCGAAGACCGTGACCGCGCTCGAACGCGAGCGGCTGTACCGGAGGATCACGCGCGAGGCGATCTGCTGGGCGGTGGTCGGCGTCGAGCCCGACGAGATCGATCGCATCAACATCCACCAGGCGGGACTGCGGGCGATGCAGCGCGCGGTGCTGCAGCTTGCGCCCTGCCCGGACATCGTCCTGGTGGACGGCGGCAAGGCGTTCCGCATCCCCGAACTGCCGATGGCGCAGCGGTGCGTGGTCCACGGCGACGCCCGCTGCACCGCCATCGCCGCCGCCTCGATCGTCGCCAAGGTGACGCGCGACCGCGCGATGCTCGAGCTGCACGGCCGCGATCCGCGCTACGGATTCGACAAGCACAAGGGGTACGCCACCCGGGACCACCTCGACGCGGTGTCGCGCTTCGGCTATTCGGACGCCCACCGGCGATCGTTCCGGCCGCCGACCCTGTTTGATAGGATCTGA